The Methylococcus sp. Mc7 genomic sequence GGGCAATACCACGGATATGAGGTCCATCGTGGTGTCGGATCGCATCCTGAATGGTTTCCCTGAGTCCAGTACACAGACGTCTCCGGTTGCGACAGCGATCTCCCGGCCATCTTCCACCCGTATTTCATATCCTCCTGCCGTGGGCAGATGGATCAGGTAGTGATCCACATCGTCGCGGGCGATCTGCCGGCGGTCCCGTGCTTCCGAGCAGGGAGAGGATGAAATCGACGCCACCGCGACCTGATCGAGCCGATACCCCTCCAGCGTTGCGGAAAACGACCGTCGCGCATTTTCCGATGCCGGAATCTCGGTTAGAAACATTTCGGCCCAGGCTTCGCAGCGATGTTCCTCCGGGAACGCATCCGTCGAAAAACGCAGGAATGGCAGTTGCGGATTTGTCTCGATTTCGGCCACGAGTTCGTTTTTCCCAGGAACGGATAGTGGTTTATAGGATTTTTCTTATTTTTATATGGCAGCCGGCATAGCGCGGCGCGGGGAAGCCGCGTCTGGTGCAGAAACCGGATGGGACGCGTAGATAAAGTAAATGAGACGGACAGTCAAGAAGATTCGGTGCCCGCTTGCTAGAATTCAGCACGGTTCCTGGAAGCGGACCTGGCCCAGGGGGGTGTTTCTCGCTCCAGGCTTGCTTCTCCGGGGGATGCGTGCCAGACGGAACTGACATTTGTCAAGTTTTGTAGATGAAGAAAGGTAGCTTACGGGCGGCACGGCTGGCGGCGTTGATAGCTTATATCTCGATGAATTATCGGTGTCACAGCCTGTCCGTCGACTCCGCCGCCTTGGCGCTGAATATATCGAGGAGATATTTGTTCGACCTGATGGATGAAACGGGAGAGAGTTTCGCTCAAATGCTCAACCGTTTCCGGCTGGAACAGGCTCGCCAACTGCTCGCTGATCCAGATTATCGGCATTTCGGCATCGCGGACATCGCTTTCGATTCCGGATTCGGCGATATTTCCTACTTTTACCGGCAGTTCCGTCGCCGCTACGGCGAGGCTCCCGGCGCCTTTAGAACGCGGCGTATTCTGGTCGGGCCACAGGAATGAACGGGCATGGTGTTCCGGGTTTTTGCTCCGGAGGCAGGATAGTGGACGCTAGGCTGCTCCCAATGCGGAAATCGATTGGGTCAGAACGCGACAGGACCGTCGCAGGTGTGCGGCAGATAATCTCAATCCGAGTATTTATGCTCGGGCGTTTTGGTTTCTGATCGCGTCGTTGTAATTTGTTCGTACTGTTGATGGAGAAAATAAATATGAAAAGAAATAGGGTGCAAGCCTTCATCGCTGGCGCAGCTTTCGTTTTTTCATCTGTCGCCGCGGCGGGAGGGGAGGCAAGTGCTCCGTCCGTTGCAGGGACGGTTTGGAGCGCGAAGATGAACACGAAGATCGATGCGGCAACAGAGTCCTGCAAGAAAGAACGCCACTATTCCAATGAAAGTCAGGGCTTGCCGTTTGTCTTGTCGTTCAAGGATGACTCCAATTTTGAGATGAGGTTCGACGATTCCTGCAAGTCCGCTGTAAGGGAGGGAACTTATATACAGCAAGGCGACGGCTCGATCCGCTTGAGTCTGCCGGACGATCTCGGCTATATAATGAATAATTATTGCGGGGTGAAGCCGACATTGAAGCGAATCGCAAATGTTACGAATAAGTTAAAGAAAACATCGGCCATGGTGGTCGAGGCACCCCACGGAGAATTTATTTCCGGAGGTATTCTTGTCATGACCGAATAATTAGAGTACTTGATCACGACGCCAAAAAATCCGAAACCAAAGCCGGATTGTCACGCTGTGTTAAAGATCAAAAACGAGTATTCCGCTATTCGCCAGTAGTTGGGTTGTGAGGCGCGTAACTGAGCGCATTCAGACCAAATCGCTTTGCCGTGAGGAAGGTACGGCCCGTGCGTATCACGCTTACGGGCCGTTCGGGGATTCGTTCCGCGGTATCGTAATTTTGTTTCGTCTAATGAGAGTGAAATATCAATGAACAAAACGATCTGTAATGTTTTCGCTGGACTGGTGTGCGTTTCATCGCCTTTGGCTATTGCGGATGGTGTAACGCCATCGGGCGCACCGCCTGTTGCTGGGACCATGTGGGATGTAAGTCTGTATTCCTCTCTCGACGCGGATACGGTTTCCTGTCGTTTCGAACGCGGGCGTCATCATAAAAGTTCCGCCATCCCGGCGGTGATGTCGTTCCAAAATGACGGCAATTTCGAGATAGCGGTACAAAACCTGTGCGGGTCGCCGGTCATCAAGGGAAGTTATCAGCAAGATGGAAATGCAGTTATATTGAATTCTCCGGATGATCTCGGTTACGTCATCGATAACTACTGTGGGGCCAAGTCTATATTGAAGGGGGTGGGGAAAATCCCCGAGAAACGCTATAAAGGAAGCTTTCCCGTCAATCCGAACGCAGGGTTGGTCGTAACTTACTATGAGGACGGGTCGGGTTTTGCTATTCGCGAGTTCAAACATTACGTGTTCCGCTGGCCGAAAGGCGGCAAGAACTGCAAGGTAGATTTTCAGGTGACCAACCAGTATCTTGGCAGACCATCGCAGGGGGAAAGGTCCCAGTAAAGGGCGTCGTATTGGAGTGCATGAGTGATGGAAAAATGTTCCCGTAACTGTTCACTGGCTGTCATGGCCGCGATGTTTTCCTGGCTGGGTGGAGAATCTGCCGGCGTCGCGGCGGATGCGCCGGCCAAGGCCTTTGTCATGCTGAAGGCGGACGTGGGGACGCAGGCGCCCCGCCCGGTCGAACCGGTTTTGCTGGACCAGTGGCAGGCGGCTACCGGCGTCGCGCTGAAATGGACCGGCAATACCCGCACCGGGGCGCAGATCCTGCAGTTCCCCTCCGGTATCTCCAGCTCGGAGGTCCAGGCGGCGGTGCGGCGCATGGGGGCGATGGAGGGTGTGCTATGGGCGGAAAGCGAAGGCGGCCAGCCGGTGCGGTCTTCGCGGCAGCAGGCCAAAGCCGCGGAGGTCCGGCCGGCGATAAGGGAATTCATCATCAAGCTGAAGAGCGGAGACGGCGAGACCGTGGAAGCCGAGATCGCGCGACTGGCGGCCATCGCCGGCATCGGGCTGGCGCCCTCGCGGTCCACGGCCGGTGCCGGGGTGTACCGGCTGGCCCGTCCGGTCGACGAAAACGAAGCCCAGGAGATCGAACGGAAGCTGGAGGAGGCGGCTGGTGTGGTGTACGCCGATCCGGTCCGGATGAAGTACGCCAGGACCGTCGTACCCGACGATCCCAAGTTCACGAAGGAGTGGCATCTGCGCAGCGGCGACGGGGCTCAGGCCGGATCGGCGAACGTTCAGGCGGCCTGGGAGCTGACGCGCGGTTCGCCGGAGGTCACGGTGGCGGTGGTGGACTCCGGGATTCTGTTCAAGCCGACGCATCCCGATCTGAAAAGCCGGCTGGTGTTCGCGGACGAAGACCGCACCGCCATCGTCGGCTGGGACTTGGTGAGTGATGCCAAACTGGCGCGAGACGGCAACGGACGCGATCCCCGGCCCAAGGACGAGGGCGACTGGCGCAGGTCCGGTTACTGCGGGGATGACTCCGAAGCGCAAGCCAGTTCCTGGCACGGCAGCCACGTGGCGGGAACGGTCGGGGCGGCGACGGACAACGGCCGGGGCATCAGCGGGGTCGACTGGTTCGCGAAGATCGTACCCGTCCGCGTGCTCGCGGCCTGCGGGGGCGACGACGCGGACATCGCGGACGGCATCCATTGGGCGGCGGGGCGGCCGGATGTGCCCGGCACCGAAGCCAATCCTCTGCCCGCGCGCGTGATCAACCTGAGCCTGGGCGGGGACGGCCCCTGTTCGGACTCCTACCAGGCGGCCGTCGACTATGCGCTGTCGCGCAATGCCGTCGTGGTGGTCTCTGCCGGCAACGAGAGCGAGGACACCGCCAACAAGGCGCCGGCGAATTGCCATGGCGTCATCACCGTGGCCTCGGTCCGCCCCGACGGCAACTTGGCCGATTACAGCAATTTCGGCCGGCAAGTCGCCCTGGCCGCGCCCGGCGGGGAAACCGCCGACAGCGATTCCAACGGCATCCTATCGACCGTCAACGCCAGCAAGAAGCGTCCCGCCGCGGACGGGATGAAATACGGCTGGGAGCAGGGAACGAGCATGGCGGCGCCGGTGGTCTCGGGCGTGGTGTCGCTGATGCTGGCGGTGGACACGGCAGGCAGGCTGAACCCCCAGAAGGTCAAAGACATCCTCATGGCGACGGCCCGTCCGTTCCCGGAGGGCACCCGGTGCGCAACCGACCTTCAGGGCGTGTGCGGTGCGGGTATCGTCGACGCCCATGCGGCCGTCAAGGCCGTGCAAGACCTGCAGTGACGCCGGAGCGGCCGGGGCTCACCCGCCGCCGAGGGAGTTCTCCGCGCCGTCCGCGAAAAACTTCAGTTCCTCCCCGACATTGGCTGCGAGCACCCGATGGCCCGCCCGAAGCCGGATGCCGCAGATGAGGGCCGGGTCCTCGCGGAAACGCCAGGCGATGGTCCGGCCGGCGCGGGTCTCGATCATCCGCGTGAGGCCGGCGCAGGATTCGGGCTTCAGCGGGAACGCGCTGGCGATTTCGGCTTCGGCGCGCTCCTGCTCCTCCAGCGCGCGGGTCAGCGCCAGCCATTGTTCTGGGCTCATGGCGGCGAGGTCCTCGCCGAACATCCGGAGCAGGGCGGCTTCCATCTCCGGCCCGGCCAGCCGTTCGAGGAAACGGGCAGCGAATTGCCGGCTCAGGCGCAGGGCCTGACGCTCGAGGTCCGATTCCATGTCGCGGCGCTGGCGCTCGATCAGCACCCGGGTCTTTTCCCGTTCGGCGTCCAGCGCCTTTTCCAGCTCGCCCAAAGCGCGCTGGCGTTCCGCTTCGAGCTCCTGTTTGAAAGCTTCGCGCGCCTGCCGTTTTTCCGTCTCCCAATCGGCCAACCGCGATTCGTACTGCATCCGCAAGGCTTCCGCCGCCGCCTGGGTGTCGCGGGCCTCGTCCGTCGTCCGGGCGATCTGCCGGCGCCGCTCCTCGATGGCCGCGCTCACCGGCTGGTACAGGAAGCGCTTGAGCAGCCACACCAGGATCAGGAAGTTGGCGACTTCCAGAACGAAGGTGGATGGGTTCAGGTCCACGCTCAGCGGCCGAGGTATTCGATCAGCGGATTGCGGAACAGCACGATCAGCACGATCACCAGCGCATAGATGGCCAGCGATTCGATCATCGCCAGCCCGATGAACAGGGTGCGCATGATGGACTTTTCCGCCTCCGGCTGACGTGCCAGGGCTTCCAGCGCCGCGGCGATGGCGCGACCCATGGCCACCGCCGGCACCATCACCGCCACGGCGATGCCGGCCACCGCGGCCACGGTGGAGAGGCTGACGAACCCGGTCATGTCGTTCATGGGGAGCTGTTCTCCTGTTGCGGGCCGGACTGGAGGCCGCCGGCGATGTAGACCAGTGCCAGAATGCCGAAAATATACGCCTGCACCAAGCCCTCCACGACGTGGAGAAGCAGGATCGGCACCGGCACGAACAGCCCACCGATGACCAGGAGCAGCAGCCCGATCAGCTCCATGCTCATCATGTTGCCGAACAGACGGATGGCCAGGGCCAGGGTGCGAGTGATCTCGCCGATCAGATGAAAGGGCAGCAGGACGGGGTTGGGCGTCAGGTAGTGCTTCAAATAGGCGGACAAGCCCTGCTGGCGGATGCCGAACCAGTGCACGGAGAAGAATACCAGCACCGCCAGCGCGGAGGTCACCGACAGATCGCGCGTCGGCGAGTCGAAGCCGGGGACGAGGCTGATCAGGTTGGCGGTCACGAGGAATAGCCACAGGCTCATGATGAACGGCGTCACCTCGCGGTAAGCGGTGGGGATCACGTCGCGCACCGCGTTCTCGCAAGCCGACACGATGCCTTCCAGGACCACCTGGACGCGGTCCGGCAACGCCGTCCGGTGCCGGGTCAGGATTGCCGAAACCGCCGCGAGCAAACCCGTCACCAGCACGGAAGTGAGGAAGCTGTCGCTGATCGCCACCGGTCCGACGTGGCCGAGGACTCTGGCGAAAAAGTCGATTTGCTCCATCCCCGCTCAATCCTCATGCCGTTTGATGAGCTGCCAGGCGTTCCAGGCCCCGACGACCAGCCCGAGGAACAACAGACTCAGCGTCCAACGGATCGAATAGCCCGCGCTGTGCTGATCCAGCCATCGCCCCAGATACGCCCCCGCCACCAGCGGCAGCACGAACACCAGCCCCAGCGTGCCGAGATAGGCCGTCTGCGCCAGTACCCCGCGGCGCTCGCGCTCGGCCCGGCGCAGCCGCTGGGCCTGGCGGTCGACCGTGGCGCTCAGGCGGGTTCTTGAATTGGCGGGGGGTGACGGCTTCACGTTCTACCTCCTTCGCGGTCCAGGGGGGATCGTTGGTGGATATCGCCGCCAAGCCCGCCTGGTAAGTGCGATCTATACCTATCTCCAAGGCCCGCTTCTCGATTCGAGTGTGTTCTGAAGAAGACCTCAGAGCGGTTGATGTCAGGGTGTCCCAGCTTTATCCAGTATTTCGGTTACCCTGTCGTAGAGTGTTGGCAGGGATGCCTCAATGGTGCGCCAGACTGTCAGGTCATTGACGGATGCGTAACCGTGGATCAAGAGATTGCGAAACGCGATGATCTGCGGGACGTCGGGAATACGCTCTGCCCATTAGGGTCGATTTTGCATAATTGATTCAGTGCTTCACCGATGATTTCGAATTGTCGCTCAACGGCAGAACGCAACATCCGGTCATCGAGGTAGTCTTGAAGGCTTTTGTTGGCCGTGAACTCCATTATCGCCTCAGCGGCTTCCCGTACATCCCATAGATAAGCGCGCGAATCACGCTCCATACACGACCTCACGGCTTCGGTTTACGCTGGCCTGGATATAGGGGTTGCGTATGGCAGAAGTTTCCGCGAGGTCGACGGAGAGACCGAGGATTCGGGACAGATCGGCTCGCAGCCCGAAAAACGCTCTTAAAGAGGGACCGTCGGAAGACGGCGAGAACTCGACGAGAAAGTCCGCATCGCTGGTTGCCGGATCGAAGTCGGTTCCACGCGCGGCGGAACCGAAGACCTCCAGGCGCCGTACCCGATAGCGTCGGCAAAGCTCTCTGATGGCCTGCCGGTTTTCATGGATCAATGGATGCATGTGAAGTACCTGCGGAAATTGAAGGAACGCTCGGTTTCCTGTTCGATCGGCATGAAGACAGTCTATCAGCTCTTCAGTCCGCATCCCGCCAACATTAGCGGTTCGAGTGGGTCAATCACGATCCGTGAAACGGGGCCGGCCACGATTTGAGGTGATCACTCTTCGAGTACTCGCTTGTTCAGAACTCATCGCTAGCGCTATCGCTGGTTTGTCGGTATTCATGATAAGCCTACCAACGGCAGTACGAACACCAGCCCCGGCGTGCCGAGATAGGCCGTCTGCGCCAGTACCCCGCGGCGCTCGCGCTCGGCCCGGCGCAGCCGCTGGGCCTGGCGGTCGACCGTGGCGCTCAGGCGGGTTCTTGAATTGGCGGGGGGCGGTTTCAAAAGCAGTTTCCCGTTACCAAAGTCTCACGAAATAGCTTGGCATTGTGCTCTCTTCATAGGGTGAGTAGGTCGGGGGTGGCAAGTCTCGACGAACGTCCGGCCCAAATGGTGCGAAAGCGCCTTACCAACTCAAATTCGATCTAACGGGCTGACCACCCCCTGGCCACCCCGGTTCAGCACGTGAGTGTAAATCATCGTGGTACTGACATCCTTGTGCCCCAGCATTTCCTGAACGGTACGGATGTCATATCCAGCTTGTAGCAGATGAGTCGCAAAAGAATGCCGCAAGGTATGCGGCGTCGCCGGCTTGGTCAGTCCAGTATCTCGCACCGCCTGTTTCATTGCCCGCTGGATGCCTTTTTCGTCGAGATGATGGCGGCGCATTGCGCCGGAGCGCGGATCGACCGACACCTGGCTTGCCGGAAATACATACTGCCAGCCCCACTCCTTTCCGGCATTGGGATATTTACGCTCCAGGGCGTAGGGCAGATAAACGCTGCCGAACCCGGTCCGGAGATCGTTCTCGTGCTGCCGCTTGATTGCTTGCAAATGTGATTTCATCGGGTCGATCAGGACTGCGGGCAACATCGTCACTCGGTCTTTGAATCCTTTACCGTCCCGCACAATGATTTCCTTGCGCTCAAACTCGATGTCCTTGATCCGCAGCCGCATAACCTCCATCAGCCGCATTCCCGTCCCGTACAAGAGCCGGCCGATCAGGCTGTGCACCCCTTGCAAACGATCGAGCAACACCTTGACCTCGGCATGAGTTAGAACGACCGGCAGGCGGCGAGATTCCTTTGCGACTTCTACCCCTTCGAGCCAAGGCAGCTCCTGCTGCAGCACTTCCCGATAAAGGAACAAGAGCGCCGCTCGCGCCTGGTTCTGCGTCGAGGCAGCAACCCTTCCTTCGACTGCCAAGTGGGTCAGAAAAGCCTCGACCTCCGCCGCCCCCATTTCCGCCGGGTGGCGTTTGCCGTGAAAAAAGATGTAACGCCGTGCCCAGTCCACAT encodes the following:
- a CDS encoding helix-turn-helix transcriptional regulator, whose product is MNYRCHSLSVDSAALALNISRRYLFDLMDETGESFAQMLNRFRLEQARQLLADPDYRHFGIADIAFDSGFGDISYFYRQFRRRYGEAPGAFRTRRILVGPQE
- a CDS encoding S8 family peptidase translates to MAAMFSWLGGESAGVAADAPAKAFVMLKADVGTQAPRPVEPVLLDQWQAATGVALKWTGNTRTGAQILQFPSGISSSEVQAAVRRMGAMEGVLWAESEGGQPVRSSRQQAKAAEVRPAIREFIIKLKSGDGETVEAEIARLAAIAGIGLAPSRSTAGAGVYRLARPVDENEAQEIERKLEEAAGVVYADPVRMKYARTVVPDDPKFTKEWHLRSGDGAQAGSANVQAAWELTRGSPEVTVAVVDSGILFKPTHPDLKSRLVFADEDRTAIVGWDLVSDAKLARDGNGRDPRPKDEGDWRRSGYCGDDSEAQASSWHGSHVAGTVGAATDNGRGISGVDWFAKIVPVRVLAACGGDDADIADGIHWAAGRPDVPGTEANPLPARVINLSLGGDGPCSDSYQAAVDYALSRNAVVVVSAGNESEDTANKAPANCHGVITVASVRPDGNLADYSNFGRQVALAAPGGETADSDSNGILSTVNASKKRPAADGMKYGWEQGTSMAAPVVSGVVSLMLAVDTAGRLNPQKVKDILMATARPFPEGTRCATDLQGVCGAGIVDAHAAVKAVQDLQ
- a CDS encoding F0F1 ATP synthase subunit delta — its product is MDLNPSTFVLEVANFLILVWLLKRFLYQPVSAAIEERRRQIARTTDEARDTQAAAEALRMQYESRLADWETEKRQAREAFKQELEAERQRALGELEKALDAEREKTRVLIERQRRDMESDLERQALRLSRQFAARFLERLAGPEMEAALLRMFGEDLAAMSPEQWLALTRALEEQERAEAEIASAFPLKPESCAGLTRMIETRAGRTIAWRFREDPALICGIRLRAGHRVLAANVGEELKFFADGAENSLGGG
- the atpE gene encoding ATP synthase F0 subunit C, with product MNDMTGFVSLSTVAAVAGIAVAVMVPAVAMGRAIAAALEALARQPEAEKSIMRTLFIGLAMIESLAIYALVIVLIVLFRNPLIEYLGR
- a CDS encoding F0F1 ATP synthase subunit A, encoding MEQIDFFARVLGHVGPVAISDSFLTSVLVTGLLAAVSAILTRHRTALPDRVQVVLEGIVSACENAVRDVIPTAYREVTPFIMSLWLFLVTANLISLVPGFDSPTRDLSVTSALAVLVFFSVHWFGIRQQGLSAYLKHYLTPNPVLLPFHLIGEITRTLALAIRLFGNMMSMELIGLLLLVIGGLFVPVPILLLHVVEGLVQAYIFGILALVYIAGGLQSGPQQENSSP
- a CDS encoding AtpZ/AtpI family protein, with product MKPSPPANSRTRLSATVDRQAQRLRRAERERRGVLAQTAYLGTLGLVFVLPLVAGAYLGRWLDQHSAGYSIRWTLSLLFLGLVVGAWNAWQLIKRHED
- a CDS encoding DUF86 domain-containing protein, which codes for MIHGYASVNDLTVWRTIEASLPTLYDRVTEILDKAGTP
- a CDS encoding DUF86 domain-containing protein, whose product is MERDSRAYLWDVREAAEAIMEFTANKSLQDYLDDRMLRSAVERQFEIIGEALNQLCKIDPNGQSVFPTSRRSSRFAIS
- a CDS encoding nucleotidyltransferase family protein, with protein sequence MHPLIHENRQAIRELCRRYRVRRLEVFGSAARGTDFDPATSDADFLVEFSPSSDGPSLRAFFGLRADLSRILGLSVDLAETSAIRNPYIQASVNRSREVVYGA
- a CDS encoding integron integrase, with the protein product MTPSAAPQQPKLLDQLRNKIRLKHYSLRTEQAYVDWARRYIFFHGKRHPAEMGAAEVEAFLTHLAVEGRVAASTQNQARAALLFLYREVLQQELPWLEGVEVAKESRRLPVVLTHAEVKVLLDRLQGVHSLIGRLLYGTGMRLMEVMRLRIKDIEFERKEIIVRDGKGFKDRVTMLPAVLIDPMKSHLQAIKRQHENDLRTGFGSVYLPYALERKYPNAGKEWGWQYVFPASQVSVDPRSGAMRRHHLDEKGIQRAMKQAVRDTGLTKPATPHTLRHSFATHLLQAGYDIRTVQEMLGHKDVSTTMIYTHVLNRGGQGVVSPLDRI